The following coding sequences lie in one Cloeon dipterum chromosome 1, ieCloDipt1.1, whole genome shotgun sequence genomic window:
- the LOC135948600 gene encoding integumentary mucin C.1-like, with product MRTESRKTSRKNIEISAATKANVMKLLLLLTISYEATCVSLGGISFFPAHVKQVFILQKSHRRLYIQKCCENKVCTDSNVTQFLITTTRKELETTSQHATSRVSLKATTRSSSSTSTSTSTSTSTTTSTSTTTTVPPYVECLANPALLDSSGLVNVTQNPMVSEGIYYSACGILYLISDFILMKNMTDASAHCCSRNMTLASFATDEELECFWNTILIKPYWNQDTIPIWLAGLPTNTSTATPFVTLTGTSHSLTYQRNGAVLNPSNLSTEFCLYGIASSQGMNFGMSTCGTLKQFMCETPLTRSLFPICPNCTANANRVAAINPYVRMVNDSTPYNGVVFEPYKYLFKSCNNTYLVIESGV from the exons ATGAGAACAGAATCAAGAAAAActtcaaggaaaaatattgaaatttc CGCTGCAACCAAAGCAAACGTCATGAAACTGTTGTTGTTATTGACGATATCATATGAG GCAACATGTGTTAGTTTAGGCGGGATTTCCTTCTTTCCAGCTCATGTGAAGCAAGTATTCATTCTACAAA AGTCACATCGCCGTCTCTATATCCAAAAATGTTGTGAGAATAAAGTTTGCACTGACTCCAACGTAACA caatttttaataacgaCGACCAGAAAAGAGTTAGAAACCACCTCTCAACACGCAACATCACGTG TCTCCTTGAAGGCTACCACGAGATCTTCATCATCTACGTCAACTTCAACATCAACTTCAACCTCGACTACGACCTCAACTTCGACCACAACCACAGTTCCTCCATATGTCGAATGTTTGGCGAAT CCTGCGCTACTCGACTCTTCTGGCCTGGTTAACG TCACTCAAAATCCTATGGTGTCCGAGGGTATATACTATTCTGCATGTGGAATCTTATACTTGATCagcgattttattttg ATGAAAAATATGACCGATGCCTCGGCACATTGTTGTTCACGTAACATGACATTGGCTAGTTTTGCAACAGATGAGGAGCTGGAATGCTTTTGGAATACCATTTTAATCA AGCCCTACTGGAACCAGGACACCATACCAATATGGTTGGCTGGATTACCGACCAATACAAGCACAGCAACACCATTCGTTACATTAACAGGAACTTCACATTCACTTACTTACCAGCGCAATGGTGCAGTTCTGAACCCATCAAATTTGAGCACAGAATTTTGCCTCTATGGTATTGCTAGCAGCCAAGGGATGAATTTCGGTATGTCTACTTGCGGCACATTAAAACAATTCATGTGCGAG ACTCCCCTTACTCGAAGTCTATTTCCAATTTGTCCTAATTGCACAGCAAAC GCGAACCGTGTGGCTGCAATCAATCCATATGTTAGAATGGTCAACGACAGCACTCCGTATAACGGCGTCGTCTTTGAGCcatacaaatatttgtttaaatcttGCAACAATACGTATCTGGTTATCGAAAGCGGAGTATAG